The following are encoded in a window of Gramella sp. MT6 genomic DNA:
- the gyrB gene encoding DNA topoisomerase (ATP-hydrolyzing) subunit B: protein MSEEAKKHNYSADSIQALEGMEHVRMRPSMYIGDTGVRGLHHLVYEVVDNSIDEALAGHCDNIKVTINEDNSITTEDNGRGIPIDLHKKEGVSALQVVMTKIGAGGKFDKDSYKVSGGLHGVGVSCVNALSEHLTATVYRDGKIWQQEYELGKPLYPVKPTGETELSGTIVTFKPDPSIFQQTLEYNYDTLASRMRELAYLNKGIRISLTDKRNKEDNGEYVHDDFHSEEGLKEFIKFLDGNREPIIGDVISMEGEKNDIPVEVAMVYNTSFSENLHSYVNNINTHEGGTHLSGFRRGLTTTLKKYADASGLLDKVKFEITGDDFREGLTAIISVKVAEPQFEGQTKTKLGNREVTSAVSQAVSEMLENYLEENPNDAKTIVQKVMLAAQARNAAKKAREMVQRKTAMSVGGLPGKLSDCSEQDPAQCEVFLVEGDSAGGTAKQGRDRKFQAILPLRGKILNVEKAMSHRVFDNEEIKNIYTALGVTIGTEEDSKALNLSKLRYHKIVIMCDADVDGSHIETLILTFFFRYMRELIENGHIYIATPPLYLVKKGQKKRYAWNEKERDEIAAEYSGGVQIQRYKGLGEMNAEQLWDTTMDPEFRILRKVNIDNGGEADRIFSMLMGDEVPPRREFIEKNAKYANIDA, encoded by the coding sequence ATGAGCGAAGAAGCTAAGAAACATAATTATTCAGCCGACAGTATTCAGGCACTGGAAGGCATGGAGCATGTTCGTATGCGACCTTCAATGTATATTGGAGATACAGGCGTTAGAGGACTGCATCATTTGGTATACGAAGTTGTTGATAACTCGATCGATGAGGCGCTTGCGGGACACTGTGATAATATTAAAGTTACGATCAATGAGGACAATTCCATTACTACTGAAGATAACGGTAGGGGGATTCCTATAGATCTTCATAAAAAAGAAGGCGTATCTGCATTACAGGTGGTAATGACTAAAATTGGTGCAGGTGGTAAATTTGATAAAGATTCCTATAAAGTTTCCGGTGGTCTTCACGGAGTTGGTGTGAGTTGTGTGAATGCACTTTCTGAGCATCTTACTGCAACCGTTTATAGAGATGGGAAAATATGGCAACAGGAATATGAACTGGGAAAACCTCTTTATCCTGTAAAGCCAACTGGAGAAACTGAGTTGAGCGGTACCATTGTGACCTTCAAGCCAGATCCAAGTATCTTTCAGCAAACACTGGAATATAACTACGACACCCTTGCAAGCCGTATGCGTGAGCTTGCTTACCTTAATAAAGGGATAAGAATTAGCCTGACCGATAAAAGGAACAAGGAAGATAATGGTGAATATGTTCATGATGACTTCCATTCTGAAGAAGGTCTGAAGGAATTTATAAAATTTTTAGACGGTAACCGTGAGCCAATCATTGGAGATGTGATCTCTATGGAAGGTGAGAAGAATGATATTCCTGTTGAGGTAGCCATGGTTTACAACACTTCTTTTAGTGAGAACCTTCATTCTTATGTGAATAACATTAATACTCACGAGGGTGGAACTCACCTTTCCGGGTTTAGAAGAGGTCTTACTACTACGCTTAAGAAATATGCCGATGCATCCGGATTACTGGATAAGGTAAAATTTGAAATTACCGGTGATGACTTCCGTGAGGGACTTACCGCCATAATTTCGGTTAAGGTTGCTGAGCCTCAGTTCGAGGGGCAGACAAAGACCAAGCTGGGTAACCGTGAGGTGACTTCAGCGGTATCTCAGGCTGTTTCAGAAATGCTTGAGAATTATTTAGAAGAAAATCCGAATGATGCCAAGACCATTGTTCAAAAAGTAATGCTTGCTGCGCAGGCTAGAAATGCCGCGAAAAAAGCCCGTGAAATGGTTCAGCGAAAAACTGCCATGAGTGTTGGTGGTTTACCTGGGAAATTATCTGACTGCTCTGAGCAGGACCCTGCACAATGTGAAGTATTTCTTGTCGAGGGAGACTCGGCGGGTGGTACGGCCAAGCAGGGTAGAGATCGTAAGTTCCAGGCGATTCTTCCGCTTAGAGGTAAGATCCTAAATGTTGAAAAGGCTATGTCTCACAGGGTTTTTGATAACGAAGAGATCAAGAACATCTATACTGCCCTTGGGGTAACTATAGGTACCGAAGAGGATAGTAAGGCGCTAAACCTTTCTAAGCTTAGATATCATAAGATTGTGATCATGTGTGATGCCGACGTTGATGGTAGTCACATTGAAACTTTGATCCTGACTTTCTTCTTTAGATATATGAGGGAGTTGATTGAGAACGGTCACATTTATATCGCAACACCGCCACTTTACCTTGTTAAAAAGGGACAGAAGAAGCGTTATGCGTGGAATGAAAAAGAGCGTGATGAGATCGCTGCTGAATATAGCGGTGGAGTTCAGATCCAGAGATATAAAGGTCTTGGAGAGATGAACGCAGAGCAGCTTTGGGATACTACTATGGATCCTGAATTCAGAATACTAAGAAAAGTGAACATTGACAATGGAGGGGAAGCCGACAGGATCTTCTCAATGTTAATGGGAGATGAGGTTCCACCACGACGGGAGTTCATCGAAAAGAATGCCAAGTATGCTAATATTGATGCTTAA